A part of Catharus ustulatus isolate bCatUst1 chromosome 8, bCatUst1.pri.v2, whole genome shotgun sequence genomic DNA contains:
- the LOC116999516 gene encoding annexin A8 isoform X1, producing MWFSSPTDPGITTETAMAWWKAWSEAEGRSVAGALNFNAAPDAQILYKAMKGLGTDEQAIIDVLTKRSNLQRQEIAKSFKAQFGKDLIESLKSELSGNFERLIVALMYSPFKYDAKELYDAMKGVGTRESVIIEILASRTKAQIKEIIKAYKEEYGSDLEQDIKSETSGYLEQILVCLLQGERDNATLYVDTALALQDAETLYAAGEKIRGTDEIQFITILCKRSATHLMKVFEEYQKLAGKSIEDSIKSETRGSLEDAMLAIVKCTRNIHCYFAERLYNALKGAGTDDGTLIRVLVSRSEVDLNLIKPEFKRMAGKSLSAMISEDTSGDYKTALLNLCGSD from the exons ATGTGGTTTTCTTCACCAACAGACCCAGGTATCACTACTGAGACAGCAATGGCATGGTGGAAAGCCTGG agTGAAGCGGAGGGCAGGTCCGTGGCAGGTGCTTTAAATTTTAACGCTGCACCTGATGCTCAGATTCTGTACAAGGCCATGAAAGGGCTTG GGACTGATGAACAAGCTATAATTGATGTCCTAACCAAGAGGAGCAATCTGCAGCGCCAAGAGATTGCCAAATCCTTCAAAGCACAGTTTGGAAAG GATCTGATTGAAAGCCTGAAGTCTGAATTGAGTGGCAACTTTGAGAGGCTCATTGTAGCTCTCATGTACTCCCCATTCAAGTATGATGCCAAGGAGCTGTATGATGCCATGAAG GGTGTGGGAACGAGGGAAAGTGTTATCATAGAGATCCTGGCATCTCGGACAAAAGCGCAGATCAAGGAGATAATCAAGGCTTACAAAGAAG AATATGGTTCTGATCTGGAGCAAGACATAAAATCGGAAACGAGTGGCTACTTAGAACAGATTTTGGTTTGCCTTCTTCAG GGTGAGAGGGACAATGCCACCCTCTATGTGGACACAGCCTTGGCTCTTCAGGATGCAGAG ACTCTCTATGCTGCTGGAGAGAAAATACGGGGCACTGATGAGATACAGTTCATCACCATCTTGTGCAAAAGGAGTGCCACACACTTAATGAAAG TGTTTGAAGAATACCAGAAACTGGCTGGAAAGAGCATAGAAGACTCTATCAAGAGTGAAACTCGTGGTTCACTTGAGGATGCCATGCTGGCTATTG TGAAATGCACCAGGAACATCCATTGCTACTTTGCAGAGAGGCTGTACAATGCTTTAAAG GGGGCTGGCACCGATGATGGAACTCTGATAAGGGTGCTTGTTTCTCGAAGTGAAGTTGACCTGAATCTTATAAAGCCTGAATTCAAGCGTATGGCAGGAAAGTCTCTCTCTGCTATGATTTCG GAGGATACCAGCGGGGATTACAAGACAGCCTTGTTGAATCTCTGTGGCAGTGACTGA
- the LOC116999516 gene encoding annexin A8 isoform X2, translated as MAWWKAWSEAEGRSVAGALNFNAAPDAQILYKAMKGLGTDEQAIIDVLTKRSNLQRQEIAKSFKAQFGKDLIESLKSELSGNFERLIVALMYSPFKYDAKELYDAMKGVGTRESVIIEILASRTKAQIKEIIKAYKEEYGSDLEQDIKSETSGYLEQILVCLLQGERDNATLYVDTALALQDAETLYAAGEKIRGTDEIQFITILCKRSATHLMKVFEEYQKLAGKSIEDSIKSETRGSLEDAMLAIVKCTRNIHCYFAERLYNALKGAGTDDGTLIRVLVSRSEVDLNLIKPEFKRMAGKSLSAMISEDTSGDYKTALLNLCGSD; from the exons ATGGCATGGTGGAAAGCCTGG agTGAAGCGGAGGGCAGGTCCGTGGCAGGTGCTTTAAATTTTAACGCTGCACCTGATGCTCAGATTCTGTACAAGGCCATGAAAGGGCTTG GGACTGATGAACAAGCTATAATTGATGTCCTAACCAAGAGGAGCAATCTGCAGCGCCAAGAGATTGCCAAATCCTTCAAAGCACAGTTTGGAAAG GATCTGATTGAAAGCCTGAAGTCTGAATTGAGTGGCAACTTTGAGAGGCTCATTGTAGCTCTCATGTACTCCCCATTCAAGTATGATGCCAAGGAGCTGTATGATGCCATGAAG GGTGTGGGAACGAGGGAAAGTGTTATCATAGAGATCCTGGCATCTCGGACAAAAGCGCAGATCAAGGAGATAATCAAGGCTTACAAAGAAG AATATGGTTCTGATCTGGAGCAAGACATAAAATCGGAAACGAGTGGCTACTTAGAACAGATTTTGGTTTGCCTTCTTCAG GGTGAGAGGGACAATGCCACCCTCTATGTGGACACAGCCTTGGCTCTTCAGGATGCAGAG ACTCTCTATGCTGCTGGAGAGAAAATACGGGGCACTGATGAGATACAGTTCATCACCATCTTGTGCAAAAGGAGTGCCACACACTTAATGAAAG TGTTTGAAGAATACCAGAAACTGGCTGGAAAGAGCATAGAAGACTCTATCAAGAGTGAAACTCGTGGTTCACTTGAGGATGCCATGCTGGCTATTG TGAAATGCACCAGGAACATCCATTGCTACTTTGCAGAGAGGCTGTACAATGCTTTAAAG GGGGCTGGCACCGATGATGGAACTCTGATAAGGGTGCTTGTTTCTCGAAGTGAAGTTGACCTGAATCTTATAAAGCCTGAATTCAAGCGTATGGCAGGAAAGTCTCTCTCTGCTATGATTTCG GAGGATACCAGCGGGGATTACAAGACAGCCTTGTTGAATCTCTGTGGCAGTGACTGA